The sequence below is a genomic window from Thalassomonas haliotis.
AATTTAACTCAGGTGGCAGAGATCGACACATCGGGTATTCAGCTTATTTTACAGCTGTATTTTCTTGCTCAAGACCGTCATTTCACTTTGAACCATATTGTCCACGGTGATGCCAGTGCTCAGGCATTTGAATTATTACAGCTCGATGTTGACCGTTTTGATCATATCTTTGATGTTAAGGTTTAACCATGGATTTAGATCCGGTAATACAAACATTTCTTATTGAAGCGAAAGAGCAGCTGGAAGAGATGGAAGAAAAGCTATTATCGCTGGAACAAGATCCCGGGAATGCCGAAGCGGTAAATGCGGTTTTTCGCGCTGCCCATACCATTAAAGGCAGCGGCGGTATGTTTGGCTTCGAACACCTGGTTGCCTTTACCCATGAGGTTGAGTCTGTCTTGATGCGCATGCGAAAAGGGGAGTTGGCAGTTGATCAGGGACTGATCTCGGTATTGCTCAACTGTAGTGATCATATCAGGCAATTGGTGGATTGTACCTGTGCTGAG
It includes:
- a CDS encoding STAS domain-containing protein, with amino-acid sequence MFESDMTIYEAALLYQEIIEKLTFDADITVNLTQVAEIDTSGIQLILQLYFLAQDRHFTLNHIVHGDASAQAFELLQLDVDRFDHIFDVKV